One stretch of Plasmodium yoelii strain 17X genome assembly, chromosome: 5 DNA includes these proteins:
- a CDS encoding serine/threonine protein kinase RIO2, putative yields MKLDISCFCFLSKNEYRVLTAIEMGMKNHEYLDVQLIASIANLRKEGIMSVLKKLLKNKLISHENKIYDGYKLTYLGYDFLALRAFLNRGILKSVGNQIGVGKESDIYICKDVNDNLLCLKIHRLGRISFRTIKNNRDYYGKKKFRNWLYLSKIAATKEYAYLKALYENDFPVPKPYDLNRHMILMSYVNGYPLSHVKISNPFKVIDFLLNTIIKFARSDIIHGDFNEFNILIDDNENITIIDFPQIVSLHHENGKMYFERDVKCVISHFYKKYKIRIEDYPLYEDIASLENEKIIKDENNISNKHDNALLEILQNDKSDYETNLSDTESTITLHNDNKSIGSIVEIDKNNKTIEQDLKKNDDKNSVLKNRKDDTFSDISTNCLNESLDNQYKDAYENNQEREAENSKLYKREDTINENINDDILEKKNEEIISNLSNSISDKENDNINLDDKKYNDKKNSELDDSYQDIPSEQKVTSQNMGNEKSDDDNTSDSEDKLDSENSSEESNSHSDNYLTEYSSCDSNNSQSGETKKKLSDTWNPHIKKYTKEYAKSKLKYMDRKKKKKEKFKENLKTKNKKKLMEKIKNYI; encoded by the coding sequence atgaagctCGACATATCAtgcttttgttttttatccAAAAATGAGTACAGAGTACTTACAGCTATAGAAATGGGTATGAAAAATCATGAATATTTAGACGTACAATTAATAGCTAGTATAGCAAATTTAAGAAAAGAAGGTATTATGagtgtattaaaaaaattgttaaaaaataaattaataagtcatgaaaataaaatatatgatggATATAAATTAACTTATTTAGGATATGATTTCTTAGCATTAAGAGCTTTTTTAAATAGAGGTATATTAAAAAGTGTGGGTAATCAAATAGGTGTAGGAAAAGAAtcagatatatatatatgtaaagaTGTGaatgataatttattatgtttAAAAATTCATAGATTAGGTAGGATATCATTTAgaactataaaaaataatagagattattatggaaaaaaaaaatttcgaAATTGGCtatatttatcaaaaatagCTGCAACAAAagaatatgcatatttaaaagcattatatgaaaatgatTTTCCTGTTCCTAAACCATATGATTTGAATAGACATATGATTTTGATGTCTTATGTAAATGGATATCCATTATCTCATGTAAAAATAAGTAACCCTTTCAAAGTTATcgattttttgttaaatacaattataaaatttgcaAGGTCAGATATAATTCATGGTGattttaatgaatttaatatattaattgatgataatgaaaatataacaattataGATTTCCCTCAAATAGTTTCTTTACATCatgaaaatggaaaaatgtATTTTGAAAGAGATGTAAAATGTGTTATTagtcatttttataaaaaatataaaataagaaTTGAAGATTATCCATTATATGAAGATATTGCATCtttagaaaatgaaaaaattataaaagatgaaaataatatttctaaTAAGCATGATAATGCACTTTTAGAAATTTTGCAAAATGATAAATCTGATTATGAAACTAATTTATCTGATACTGAATCTACTATAACACTTcacaatgataataaatcAATTGGAAGTATAGTAGAgatagataaaaataataaaacaattgaacaagatttaaaaaaaaatgatgataaaaatagtgtcttaaaaaatagaaaagaTGATACTTTTAGTGATATATCAACGAATTGTTTAAACGAAAGTTTAGATAATCAATATAAAGATGCTTATGAAAATAATCAGGAAAGAGAAGCTGAAAATagtaaattatataaaagagAAGATACCATTAAcgaaaatattaatgatgatattttggaaaaaaaaaatgaagaaataatTTCAAACTTGTCAAATAGTATATctgataaagaaaatgacaACATAAATttagatgataaaaaatacaatgaTAAGAAAAATTCTGAATTAGATGATAGTTATCAAGATATTCCAAGTGAACAAAAAGTTACGTCTCAAAATATGggaaatgaaaaaagtgatgatgataatactAGCGATAGTGAAGATAAATTAGATAGCGAAAATTCAAGTGAGGAATCAAATAGTCATAGCGATAATTATTTGACCGAATATTCGAGTTGTGATTCTAATAATAGTCAATCTGGggaaactaaaaaaaaattatctgACACTTGGAATCcacatattaaaaaatatacgaAAGAATATGCAAAAagcaaattaaaatatatggatagaaaaaaaaaaaaaaaggaaaaatttaaggaaaatttaaaaacaaaaaataaaaaaaaattgatggaaaaaattaaaaattatatctaG